The proteins below come from a single bacterium genomic window:
- a CDS encoding T9SS type A sorting domain-containing protein — MKHMRTASGVIILTLCFSLSFAEDTWTTYRTNIVDTITALAVENNTIWIGTPNGLAAYDKTTGTSVAYTTDDGLIDNRINAIAIEPDGVVWIATERGISKFDGVSFTSFDNLELRAMKILGAAVDLKNNKWFISSDTVIEYDNETWTVYNIENGLPVSSLTTIAVDRKNTVWIGTNKKGIVSFNETEWSLNDEYRENIVSIAIGDNNTKWFGEYHGSVISFDDEHWDQTQIINSMWFLFSLAVTPDNTLWASTNMGLYRISNGEKQLYDQTSGLERSYCRAIVSDRSGDLWIAGYCSLTRFDGERFTNYLGFTGPSGKTIYSIAIDHDNVKWFGHNTEYISNFNDTYWSGFRIDGYENIGESIVVDSNNVKWFSAGWDGAVNYNGSDIGTLEIKGQNAYETYYNIYTRWLAVDSNNILYLATSLEDDDTLFLQEFFACDYIYKNDQLIPFSNFIVSIAVDSQNNIWALKPYRYNFSRNTFGVYYYDGVLWYSKLLIKDFNMIINKIYIDSNDTIWGLSDTGITFNDGSEWIIYTTYNSGLVSDNVLSITIDHNNTKWIGTDSGVCRFDGETWTTFNTSNSGLCDNKVNCIAVEKNNTIWFGTDNGVSRYTGEVIITSVDENETKPETLPVIRSYPNPFNPSTTIEFTLPEAGLTKLSVYNIAGQKVRGLVSGNMTAGNHTVVWDGRDDSGAPVSAGIYFARLTCGGRTVSGKMVMVK, encoded by the coding sequence CTGCATATGATAAAACGACGGGTACTTCCGTGGCCTATACAACCGACGACGGTCTTATTGACAATAGGATAAACGCTATTGCGATTGAACCCGATGGTGTCGTCTGGATCGCAACGGAAAGAGGAATTTCCAAGTTTGATGGTGTATCATTTACATCGTTCGATAACTTGGAATTGAGAGCAATGAAGATACTTGGCGCGGCAGTCGACTTAAAAAATAACAAGTGGTTCATTTCCAGCGATACCGTTATAGAATATGATAATGAAACATGGACCGTTTATAATATCGAAAACGGTCTTCCGGTCAGCTCGTTAACAACGATTGCAGTCGACAGAAAAAATACTGTCTGGATTGGAACCAATAAAAAAGGGATTGTAAGCTTTAATGAAACTGAATGGTCACTCAATGATGAATACCGTGAAAATATCGTATCCATAGCTATTGGAGACAATAACACAAAATGGTTTGGAGAATATCACGGTTCGGTTATTTCATTCGATGATGAACACTGGGATCAAACACAAATTATTAATTCCATGTGGTTTCTTTTTTCTCTTGCTGTCACTCCTGATAATACTCTCTGGGCCAGTACTAACATGGGACTTTATCGTATCAGTAATGGAGAAAAACAGTTATATGACCAAACATCCGGGTTGGAAAGATCGTATTGCAGGGCTATTGTCTCAGACAGGAGCGGTGATTTGTGGATTGCGGGATACTGTAGTCTGACAAGGTTCGATGGTGAGAGATTCACTAACTATCTTGGTTTTACCGGACCATCGGGGAAAACAATTTATTCAATAGCCATTGATCATGACAATGTTAAATGGTTCGGCCATAATACAGAATATATTTCAAATTTTAATGATACATATTGGTCGGGATTTAGGATTGATGGATATGAAAATATTGGTGAAAGCATTGTCGTTGATTCAAACAACGTGAAATGGTTTTCCGCGGGCTGGGATGGTGCGGTTAATTACAACGGCTCAGACATTGGTACATTGGAAATTAAAGGACAGAACGCCTATGAAACCTATTATAATATATATACCAGATGGCTTGCTGTAGATAGTAATAATATTTTATATTTAGCAACATCATTGGAAGATGATGACACACTTTTTTTACAAGAATTTTTTGCATGCGATTATATATATAAAAATGACCAACTAATACCTTTTAGTAATTTTATTGTTTCAATAGCAGTTGATTCTCAAAACAATATATGGGCTCTTAAACCATATAGATATAATTTTTCACGAAATACTTTTGGTGTCTATTATTATGATGGAGTTTTATGGTACTCAAAATTACTCATAAAAGATTTTAATATGATAATAAATAAAATATATATAGATTCGAACGATACAATATGGGGGCTTTCAGATACAGGGATTACCTTCAATGATGGTTCTGAATGGATAATATACACAACCTACAACTCCGGCCTTGTAAGCGATAATGTTTTATCCATAACCATCGACCACAATAACACCAAATGGATCGGCACCGACTCCGGTGTCTGCCGTTTCGACGGCGAAACCTGGACAACATTCAACACATCAAACAGCGGCCTCTGCGACAACAAGGTCAATTGCATCGCTGTCGAGAAAAACAACACCATCTGGTTCGGCACTGACAATGGAGTCTCCCGATACACCGGAGAAGTTATTATCACTTCAGTGGATGAAAACGAAACGAAACCTGAAACGCTCCCGGTTATCCGTTCCTACCCCAACCCCTTCAACCCCTCGACAACCATCGAGTTCACCCTGCCGGAAGCAGGACTGACAAAACTCTCAGTCTACAACATTGCCGGGCAGAAGGTCCGCGGGCTCGTATCGGGGAATATGACCGCCGGTAATCACACCGTCGTATGGGACGGCAGGGACGACAGCGGAGCGCCGGTCTCGGCGGGAATCTATTTCGCCCGGCTGACCTGCGGCGGGCGGACGGTTTCGGGGAAGATGGTGATGGTGAAATGA
- a CDS encoding ATP-dependent 6-phosphofructokinase: protein MAKKIIPDTASQQGLPDFTIDKLGKPEYDSPLLEHLDPMNTLQGFVEDTARIVYDARIDSIKRTLAAGGDPPSMEVAGPRRKIFFNPSDVRAAIVTCGGLCPGLNDVVRALYMEMHYRYRVKEVLGIRYGYSGLVPRVGQPPISLTPEIVSNIHREGGTLLGSSRGPQEPGEITDYLERMRINILYVIGGDGTQRGALDIASEVERRKLKIGIVGIPKTIDNDISFVERSFGFTTAVSIAKEVLSTGHEEARGAYNGVAVVKLMGRHSGFIAAMAAVANGDANFVLVPEIPFDMDGEKGLLRVIEERLEDRQHALVVVAEGAGQDLLRRENVQNQYDASGNVKLADIGIYLRDRIADHFKSGWHAATVKYIDPSYIIRSSPANAEDSIFCSQLGQKAVHAAMSGRTKMVVGVWNNTFTHVPMSAVISKRKQIDPSGPEWLGVLEATGQPAVMVN, encoded by the coding sequence ATGGCAAAGAAAATCATTCCCGATACCGCTTCTCAGCAGGGCCTGCCGGATTTCACCATAGACAAGCTCGGCAAGCCGGAATATGACTCGCCCCTCCTCGAACATCTCGATCCCATGAACACACTGCAGGGATTTGTGGAGGATACCGCCCGGATCGTATATGACGCTCGTATCGACAGCATCAAACGCACCCTTGCTGCAGGAGGCGATCCTCCCTCGATGGAGGTTGCCGGGCCGCGGAGAAAGATATTCTTCAATCCCTCCGATGTCCGGGCAGCCATTGTCACCTGCGGCGGGCTCTGTCCCGGGCTCAACGATGTCGTCAGAGCGCTCTACATGGAGATGCACTACCGCTACCGTGTCAAGGAGGTTCTCGGGATCAGGTACGGCTACAGCGGGCTTGTGCCCCGTGTCGGTCAGCCGCCGATATCGCTGACACCGGAAATAGTATCCAATATTCACCGCGAGGGCGGTACTCTCCTTGGCTCATCAAGAGGTCCGCAGGAACCGGGCGAGATAACGGACTATCTCGAACGCATGCGTATCAACATCCTCTATGTGATCGGCGGCGACGGCACCCAGCGGGGTGCGCTCGATATCGCCTCCGAAGTCGAACGCCGCAAGCTTAAAATCGGGATTGTCGGCATACCGAAAACCATCGACAACGACATCTCGTTCGTGGAGCGGTCGTTCGGATTCACCACGGCCGTATCCATCGCCAAAGAGGTGCTGAGCACCGGTCACGAGGAAGCGCGCGGCGCATACAACGGCGTCGCGGTGGTCAAGCTCATGGGCCGTCACTCGGGATTCATCGCTGCTATGGCGGCGGTTGCGAACGGCGACGCCAACTTTGTGCTCGTCCCCGAAATCCCCTTCGACATGGACGGCGAAAAGGGGCTGCTCCGGGTAATCGAAGAGCGCCTTGAAGACCGTCAACACGCACTTGTCGTTGTGGCCGAAGGCGCCGGGCAGGACCTCCTCAGGAGGGAAAACGTCCAGAATCAGTACGATGCATCGGGGAATGTGAAGCTCGCGGACATCGGCATCTATCTCCGCGACCGTATCGCCGATCACTTCAAGTCGGGATGGCATGCCGCCACGGTGAAATACATCGACCCGAGTTATATCATCCGGTCATCACCTGCGAACGCCGAGGACAGCATCTTCTGCAGCCAGCTCGGGCAGAAAGCGGTTCATGCCGCCATGTCGGGCCGCACCAAGATGGTCGTTGGTGTCTGGAACAATACCTTTACCCATGTCCCCATGAGCGCGGTCATCTCGAAACGGAAGCAGATCGATCCTTCCGGCCCGGAGTGGCTCGGAGTCCTCGAAGCAACCGGCCAGCCGGCGGTCATGGTGAACTGA
- a CDS encoding response regulator, whose product MRKIVIVDDDPDIQESIKMVLENAGYEFRAAGDRESGMALVKKEKPDLMIIDVMMEQPDDGFFMVQELRSQGVKTPIIMLTSVSSVTGMKYGKDNELVSVDAFEEKPIAPQKLLEKIKSLLGEGGNK is encoded by the coding sequence GTGAGGAAAATCGTTATTGTCGATGACGATCCGGATATTCAGGAGTCGATAAAAATGGTTCTGGAAAATGCCGGATATGAATTCCGTGCTGCAGGCGACCGTGAGAGCGGCATGGCTCTCGTTAAAAAGGAAAAGCCTGATCTGATGATCATCGATGTCATGATGGAACAGCCGGACGATGGATTTTTCATGGTTCAGGAGCTCCGGTCACAGGGAGTGAAAACTCCGATAATCATGCTGACTTCGGTGAGCAGTGTTACCGGAATGAAATACGGTAAAGACAACGAGCTTGTCTCCGTTGATGCTTTCGAGGAAAAACCGATTGCTCCCCAGAAACTTCTTGAAAAAATCAAAAGCCTGCTCGGGGAGGGAGGGAATAAGTAA
- a CDS encoding NAD(P)H-dependent oxidoreductase subunit E encodes MLVTERQTQAEEIKALAEKYEKNRSSLMPILQAIQAKYSHISDFAMQEIARHLDIHPVEIYGVISFYAFLRTEQTGKFVIRLCRTLSCDMAGKARVARQLESELGIVFGETTSDGHFTLEYANCLGLCDQGPAMLVNDTAFTGVTPEKVHEIIKGCKRTFSVYAQEGLKHA; translated from the coding sequence ATGCTGGTAACAGAACGTCAGACCCAGGCTGAAGAGATAAAAGCACTGGCTGAAAAGTACGAGAAGAACCGTTCGAGCCTTATGCCCATTCTTCAGGCGATTCAGGCAAAGTACAGTCATATATCGGACTTTGCCATGCAGGAAATCGCCCGGCATCTTGATATACATCCGGTCGAAATTTACGGTGTCATATCGTTTTATGCGTTCCTGCGGACTGAACAGACCGGAAAATTTGTCATCCGTCTCTGCAGAACGCTCTCCTGTGATATGGCTGGCAAGGCCCGCGTGGCCCGTCAGCTCGAAAGCGAGCTCGGAATTGTCTTTGGCGAGACCACATCCGACGGTCATTTTACCCTGGAATATGCCAACTGTCTCGGGCTGTGCGACCAGGGTCCCGCGATGCTCGTGAACGATACGGCATTCACCGGAGTCACTCCTGAGAAGGTGCATGAAATCATCAAGGGGTGCAAGCGAACGTTCAGTGTTTACGCTCAGGAGGGACTGAAACATGCCTGA
- a CDS encoding SLBB domain-containing protein: MPDRKGQIIFIEIKPNTGIKAALAKARAEVIAEIRNSDLRGRGGAGFPTGVKWNLAAAASSEKKYVVCNADEGEPGTFKDRVLLTEYADDLLEGMTIAGYAVGADTGIIYLRGEYEYLRKHIDEVIEKRRKDGWLGNNIGGKKGFTFNIEIRMGSGAYVCGEETALIESLEGQRGEPRNRPPFPVDTGFMDCPTTVNNVETLITASRICAKGAEWFKKYGVGRTTGSKLYSVSGDCERPGVYEFPIGAKIAEILKEVGGMNAQAVIMGGASGKAVPAKVFADTVAVVDAPTGGSVIVIGPQRDMLDVAENFLEFFVEESCGQCTPCREGNSLLLDVVHRLKNGTCSMEYLNEIESLAETMQLASKCGLGQSSPNVLLSIIEHFQDEIFGRIPVA; the protein is encoded by the coding sequence ATGCCTGATAGGAAAGGACAAATAATCTTTATCGAGATCAAGCCGAACACCGGTATCAAGGCCGCGCTTGCGAAGGCACGGGCCGAGGTTATCGCCGAAATCCGTAATTCCGACCTCAGAGGCCGCGGAGGCGCGGGTTTCCCCACCGGTGTGAAGTGGAATCTTGCCGCTGCCGCAAGCAGCGAAAAAAAATACGTTGTCTGCAACGCCGATGAAGGCGAGCCCGGCACATTCAAGGACAGGGTACTCCTCACCGAGTACGCCGACGATCTTCTCGAAGGCATGACCATAGCGGGATACGCAGTCGGCGCCGATACCGGAATCATCTACCTTCGCGGCGAGTACGAATACCTCAGGAAGCATATCGACGAGGTTATCGAAAAACGCCGTAAGGACGGCTGGCTGGGCAATAACATCGGCGGTAAGAAAGGATTTACTTTCAACATCGAAATCAGGATGGGTTCCGGCGCCTATGTCTGCGGCGAGGAGACCGCCCTCATCGAATCGCTCGAAGGACAGCGCGGCGAACCCCGCAACCGTCCCCCCTTCCCTGTCGACACGGGATTCATGGACTGCCCCACCACTGTCAACAACGTCGAAACGCTCATCACCGCGTCCCGTATCTGTGCAAAAGGCGCGGAATGGTTCAAAAAGTACGGTGTCGGAAGAACGACCGGCTCCAAGCTCTACAGTGTTTCCGGTGACTGTGAACGCCCCGGTGTATACGAGTTCCCCATAGGTGCAAAGATCGCCGAGATACTGAAAGAGGTCGGCGGTATGAACGCCCAGGCGGTAATTATGGGCGGCGCCTCGGGAAAAGCGGTCCCCGCAAAAGTTTTCGCCGATACCGTGGCGGTCGTGGATGCACCTACCGGCGGCTCGGTCATCGTGATCGGCCCGCAGCGTGACATGCTCGATGTCGCCGAAAATTTCCTCGAGTTCTTTGTCGAGGAATCATGCGGCCAGTGCACACCGTGCCGCGAGGGGAATTCACTCCTGCTCGATGTCGTCCACCGTCTCAAGAACGGCACCTGCTCCATGGAGTACCTCAACGAAATAGAGTCGCTCGCCGAGACCATGCAGCTCGCATCGAAATGCGGCCTCGGTCAGTCGAGCCCGAATGTTTTACTGTCGATAATCGAGCATTTCCAGGACGAGATTTTTGGACGTATACCTGTTGCATGA
- a CDS encoding [FeFe] hydrogenase, group A, which yields MEDKKIHDDASRAPKSTAPHTISVDETEGIGGKVKVTIDGVEVRVPFGTTILDAAKMINIRIPTLCYHEDLCVAGVCRVCVVEVEGQRTLQAACAYPVTQPIVVKTTSAKVRRARRNIIDLLLSKHYGECYSCVRNNNCELQSLAKEYGVDTYRFGHVTSRRFEVDESSYSVRRDMDKCVLCRRCVRTCIDLQEVGVLEAINRSNQTRIGTFMDKPLADVICINCGQCINRCPTGALKANDPSDEIWAAIDDPTKHVVMQTAPSPRAGIGEEFGLEPGHPLTFELNTAVRRCGFDKVFDTNFTADLTIIEEGTELILRLYNALVKKDPQAVLPQFTSCSPGWVKYIEHFYPEYLPHVSSAKSPQQMFGSVIKTYYAKINNIDPADIVTVALMPCSAKKFECNRPEMSDSGYKDVDYGLTTRELAQMIREAGIDLPKMPKSDFDDPFGTATGSGVIFGATGGVMEAALRTVYELVTGTIADPDVLAGQVSEIRGFDGIKYKELTLPDKLGPVPDLLKMNKGLPFDNWDWLKGATLKLAVAHGTANAKKVLENIIAGGKFSECHFIEFMACPGGCLGGGGQPIPTSPEIRKARAKAIYDEDRAYEIRKSHDNPAIIEIYTKFLTEGPNGHLAHKLLHTHYTPRGRYIV from the coding sequence ATGGAAGACAAGAAAATACATGATGACGCGTCACGTGCTCCGAAAAGCACGGCTCCCCATACGATCTCGGTCGATGAAACCGAAGGCATCGGGGGTAAGGTCAAGGTCACGATAGACGGCGTCGAAGTGAGAGTGCCGTTCGGGACCACCATCCTCGATGCGGCAAAGATGATCAACATCCGCATTCCGACACTCTGTTATCACGAAGACCTCTGCGTCGCAGGCGTATGCCGCGTCTGCGTGGTCGAGGTGGAAGGCCAGCGGACGCTCCAGGCCGCGTGCGCCTACCCGGTGACCCAGCCGATCGTGGTAAAAACCACATCCGCGAAGGTACGCCGCGCCCGGAGGAACATTATCGATCTTCTGCTCTCCAAGCATTACGGCGAGTGTTACTCCTGCGTGCGGAACAACAACTGCGAGCTGCAGTCACTCGCGAAAGAATACGGCGTCGACACCTACCGTTTCGGCCATGTGACGAGCCGCCGTTTCGAGGTCGACGAGAGCAGCTACTCAGTCCGTCGCGACATGGACAAGTGCGTGCTCTGCCGCCGCTGTGTGCGGACCTGCATCGATCTTCAGGAGGTCGGTGTTCTGGAAGCCATAAACCGGAGCAACCAGACCAGAATCGGCACCTTCATGGACAAGCCGCTCGCCGATGTCATCTGCATCAACTGCGGCCAGTGCATCAACCGCTGCCCGACCGGAGCGCTCAAGGCAAACGACCCCTCCGATGAAATCTGGGCGGCTATCGACGACCCGACGAAGCATGTGGTCATGCAGACCGCGCCGAGTCCGCGCGCCGGTATCGGCGAGGAATTCGGCCTCGAACCGGGTCATCCGCTCACCTTCGAGCTCAACACCGCTGTCAGGCGCTGCGGTTTCGACAAGGTGTTCGACACGAATTTCACCGCCGACCTCACCATCATCGAGGAAGGCACCGAGCTCATCCTGCGTCTCTACAACGCCCTTGTGAAGAAGGACCCGCAGGCGGTGCTCCCGCAGTTCACATCCTGTTCGCCGGGCTGGGTGAAGTACATCGAGCATTTCTATCCCGAGTACCTCCCCCATGTATCGTCAGCCAAGAGCCCGCAGCAGATGTTCGGCTCGGTCATCAAGACCTACTACGCCAAGATCAACAACATCGATCCGGCTGACATCGTGACCGTGGCGCTCATGCCGTGCTCGGCAAAGAAGTTCGAGTGCAACCGTCCCGAGATGTCCGATTCCGGTTACAAGGATGTCGATTACGGCCTCACGACCCGTGAGCTCGCGCAGATGATCCGCGAGGCGGGCATCGACCTGCCCAAGATGCCGAAGAGCGATTTCGACGACCCGTTCGGAACTGCGACCGGCTCGGGAGTCATCTTCGGCGCGACCGGCGGCGTGATGGAAGCGGCGCTGAGAACCGTGTACGAGCTCGTGACCGGCACAATCGCCGATCCGGACGTCCTTGCAGGACAGGTGAGCGAAATCCGCGGTTTCGACGGCATCAAGTACAAGGAACTGACCCTTCCCGACAAGCTCGGGCCGGTTCCCGATCTCCTCAAGATGAACAAGGGCCTGCCGTTCGACAACTGGGACTGGCTCAAGGGCGCAACCCTCAAGCTCGCGGTCGCCCACGGCACCGCGAACGCCAAGAAGGTGCTCGAAAACATCATCGCCGGCGGGAAATTCAGCGAATGCCACTTCATCGAGTTCATGGCATGCCCCGGCGGATGTCTCGGCGGCGGCGGTCAGCCCATTCCGACGAGCCCCGAAATCCGCAAGGCGCGCGCGAAAGCCATCTACGACGAAGACCGCGCCTACGAGATCAGGAAGTCGCACGACAACCCGGCGATCATCGAAATCTACACGAAGTTCCTGACCGAGGGTCCCAACGGCCATCTCGCGCACAAACTGCTCCATACGCACTACACCCCGCGCGGGAGATACATCGTCTGA
- a CDS encoding type II toxin-antitoxin system HicA family toxin produces the protein MTKLPIVTYGTLEKLLINIGFAIVRQKGSHVFFRHSDGRYTTVPCHPCRVLARPLIREILREIEITPEQFKRILEKM, from the coding sequence ATGACAAAACTGCCTATTGTCACATACGGTACGCTTGAAAAACTTCTCATAAATATAGGATTTGCCATCGTTAGACAAAAAGGAAGCCATGTATTCTTCCGCCATTCAGACGGCAGATATACCACTGTTCCCTGTCATCCCTGCAGAGTTTTAGCCAGACCATTAATCCGTGAAATACTGCGTGAGATAGAAATAACTCCCGAACAATTCAAGAGAATACTGGAAAAAATGTAA
- a CDS encoding type II toxin-antitoxin system HicB family antitoxin: protein MKTFTAYVEWDPETSLYVGMVPGIPGAHTQAESLDELQKNLKEVLEICFEEYGKPADSLPHFVGLQQIEVAL, encoded by the coding sequence ATGAAAACATTTACTGCATATGTTGAATGGGATCCTGAGACGAGCCTTTATGTCGGAATGGTTCCCGGAATTCCCGGAGCGCATACTCAGGCGGAATCTCTTGATGAACTCCAGAAGAACCTCAAGGAAGTTCTGGAGATATGTTTTGAGGAATACGGAAAACCCGCTGACAGTCTGCCCCATTTTGTCGGCCTGCAGCAAATAGAAGTTGCTTTATGA
- a CDS encoding NUDIX hydrolase translates to MTEENLPRWLEWAREIQAISQTGLAYSDNEYNNQRYRRLAEIAAEIVESHTGLPKEPLLENFLSQPGYATPKVGVRGAVVCEGKILLVREIEDGGWCMPGGWADVGERPSAVAAREVFEESGIIAVPRTLVGVYDANRREPLPFYHAYKLVFLCDRTGGELKTSNETSDVGFFSPDNLPPLSWERTNERHIADVFKHWREPGLPAEFD, encoded by the coding sequence GTGACGGAAGAGAATCTGCCCCGCTGGCTCGAATGGGCGCGCGAGATACAGGCGATCAGCCAGACCGGGCTTGCCTACAGCGACAACGAGTACAACAACCAGCGCTACCGCCGTCTTGCGGAGATTGCCGCCGAAATAGTGGAGAGCCATACCGGACTGCCGAAGGAACCGCTCCTCGAAAATTTCCTTTCCCAGCCCGGTTATGCGACTCCGAAAGTCGGCGTCCGCGGCGCTGTGGTCTGCGAAGGGAAAATCCTCCTCGTCCGCGAGATCGAGGACGGCGGCTGGTGCATGCCCGGCGGCTGGGCCGATGTCGGTGAGCGTCCCTCCGCGGTTGCAGCCCGCGAGGTGTTCGAGGAGAGCGGCATTATCGCCGTCCCCCGCACGCTTGTCGGCGTTTACGATGCCAACAGGCGCGAACCGCTGCCGTTCTATCATGCCTACAAGCTCGTCTTTCTCTGCGACAGAACCGGCGGCGAGCTCAAAACAAGCAACGAGACATCAGATGTTGGTTTTTTCTCCCCCGATAATCTCCCCCCGCTCTCATGGGAGCGGACCAACGAACGCCACATCGCCGATGTGTTCAAACACTGGCGCGAACCGGGACTTCCGGCGGAGTTCGACTGA
- a CDS encoding T9SS type A sorting domain-containing protein, translated as MICLRISVLFAMLFFFSSSVFPGDGDATDGLWRKYTTKDGLALNQMRDVNADPRGGIWASTFGGGVSYFNGTSWKTYTTANSGLETDDIYSVAVDHDNVIWFGHGDAHVTSYDGTTWKIHYDSPTRIHNIVVDRNNVKWIASNGSGLARYDGVSMTIFTRDNSPAVNNIPVGLAVDFDNSLWVGFYYDYGVSKITDGKWSILTLSDINPVYDVTAMSVDGNGSVWMGCSVGEYGVWRHDTDGSVTCYGPENLVTGKVWDMAIDHDNVVWFGEDGGVTSYDGVSWQHYTTENSGLGNNTVIGVTVDTENVKWFATFEGVSSFNYQSGPYIIISSPNGGELWERGSTQTVSWLSKEVESVRIEYSSDGGTTWNMAVDNVKASDGRYQLILPDIDSRTMFLRIADTSNPDLKDTSNGAFTISSPFVKLTSPVGDERWAGGKSHLITWVSLGIDMVALEYSPDNGKNWYTVTERTDASSGTFSWIPPDIESSECLVRITDIAGIDRTDVSARPFTVSSPYIIVLSPNGGEEWEALSRYTIRWDSDGVERVSIDYSVDGGLSWNNLKTGADANKFSYVWRPTIGSMTYLVRVTDDDNISVIDESDNLFSIAPVTSVDETVPQTITLYQNTPNPFNGSTTIRFALPGDEHVTLAVYTVNGQLIDTVVDGYLRAGYHSAAWVDKGYSTGLYFAMLRAGTETRTMKMLLVK; from the coding sequence ATGATTTGTCTACGTATATCAGTGTTGTTTGCGATGCTTTTCTTTTTTTCGTCATCCGTTTTCCCCGGCGACGGTGACGCCACCGACGGGCTGTGGAGAAAATATACCACAAAGGACGGGCTCGCCCTGAACCAGATGCGCGACGTCAACGCCGACCCGCGTGGGGGCATCTGGGCCAGCACATTCGGCGGCGGCGTCTCTTATTTCAACGGCACTTCATGGAAAACATACACCACTGCAAACAGCGGCCTCGAAACCGACGATATCTATTCCGTCGCCGTGGATCACGACAACGTCATCTGGTTCGGCCATGGTGACGCTCATGTTACGAGCTACGACGGGACTACATGGAAAATACACTACGACAGCCCCACGCGAATCCACAACATCGTCGTCGACCGGAACAATGTCAAGTGGATCGCCTCGAACGGCAGCGGCCTCGCCCGGTATGACGGTGTATCCATGACCATCTTCACACGCGACAACAGCCCCGCTGTCAACAATATACCCGTAGGTCTCGCGGTGGACTTCGACAACTCTCTGTGGGTGGGGTTTTACTACGATTACGGCGTCTCGAAAATAACCGATGGGAAATGGTCAATCCTCACTCTCTCGGATATAAATCCCGTGTACGATGTAACGGCGATGAGCGTCGATGGTAACGGCTCGGTCTGGATGGGGTGCAGCGTCGGTGAATACGGCGTCTGGCGTCACGACACGGACGGTTCGGTGACCTGCTACGGGCCCGAAAATCTCGTGACAGGCAAAGTGTGGGACATGGCAATCGACCACGACAATGTCGTCTGGTTCGGCGAGGATGGCGGTGTGACAAGTTACGATGGCGTTTCATGGCAGCATTACACAACGGAGAACAGCGGCCTCGGCAACAATACGGTCATCGGCGTCACGGTCGACACCGAAAATGTCAAATGGTTTGCGACGTTCGAGGGGGTTTCGAGCTTTAACTACCAGTCCGGACCGTATATCATCATTTCCTCCCCAAACGGCGGCGAACTCTGGGAACGGGGCAGTACACAGACAGTTTCCTGGCTGTCAAAGGAAGTCGAGTCTGTCAGAATCGAGTATTCTTCCGACGGCGGTACAACCTGGAACATGGCGGTGGACAATGTGAAAGCTTCGGACGGCAGGTATCAATTGATACTTCCCGACATCGATTCCCGCACGATGTTTCTGCGTATCGCCGATACATCGAATCCCGACCTGAAGGACACGAGCAACGGCGCCTTCACCATTTCATCCCCCTTTGTGAAGCTGACCTCGCCGGTCGGCGACGAACGGTGGGCCGGCGGCAAATCGCACCTCATCACCTGGGTTTCACTCGGCATCGACATGGTTGCGCTGGAATACTCACCCGATAACGGGAAGAACTGGTATACGGTCACCGAAAGAACCGATGCCTCATCAGGCACATTCTCCTGGATTCCCCCGGATATCGAATCATCGGAATGTCTGGTAAGAATAACCGACATTGCCGGGATTGACCGGACAGATGTCAGCGCCCGGCCGTTCACTGTCTCGTCACCCTATATCATCGTTCTTTCACCGAACGGCGGAGAGGAATGGGAAGCGCTGTCCAGGTATACGATCAGGTGGGATTCCGACGGCGTCGAACGGGTTTCGATCGACTATTCGGTCGATGGCGGTTTGAGCTGGAACAACCTCAAGACCGGCGCCGATGCCAACAAATTCTCATATGTCTGGAGGCCCACCATCGGCTCCATGACGTATCTCGTGCGGGTTACCGATGACGATAACATATCGGTCATCGATGAAAGCGACAATCTCTTTTCCATAGCGCCCGTGACTTCGGTCGATGAAACCGTACCACAAACCATCACCCTGTATCAGAACACTCCGAACCCGTTCAACGGCAGCACAACAATCCGTTTCGCCCTCCCGGGGGATGAGCATGTCACACTCGCCGTGTATACGGTGAACGGCCAGCTCATCGATACAGTCGTCGACGGGTATCTCCGGGCCGGTTACCACTCGGCGGCATGGGTAGATAAAGGATATTCCACCGGTCTATATTTTGCCATGCTCAGGGCCGGTACCGAAACGCGCACCATGAAGATGCTTCTCGTAAAATGA